The genomic stretch GTGATCAAACCCAGCCTCACTGGGCAAGTACTCGACTACCTCCATACAGAATATAATctcagcacacctttaatcccaggctaTTCCAATTTGTACAATGGAGACAATGATACCCACCTCCAACATATGTGACAAGGATTCGGGACAATTAAGTACATAAAACGCTTGTCACGAAAACTGACATACAGGGCCTCAATAGTAAATGGTTACCGATAGGGCTACTGGGAGTATAAAGACTGTTCAAATTGCTGGTCACCTTTGCACTCTGCCCTTCCTGTCTTCAGACTGACTTACACAGTGGTCCCGCGCATGTAAGAAGTCGAAGAGCTCCTCCGTACAatcctcctctgtctctgaccGGGAAGACACACGCTCATCACACAGCTCTAGCCGCTCCCGGGCCTTCACACACTTCTCCAACTGCTCACACTGCTCTCTCACTGTTGTTAGGGGGTCctgacagagaaacaggaaaacaaaacaaaacaaaaaacaaaatggaagttTCAAGAGACAactaccatatatatatatggtttggTCAGCATAATCACCAAATCAACATGAGTTACCATACAGGCCAGCAGGCAGAGCCATACGATAGCCAAAAATGGCAGAATAGGGGCAcctatttaattatttcaaatttctgccttccaagtttgCCAGCATGCACTGAAAGCCTCAGTCCTGAGAAACAACAAGGTAGTAAAGGAAGGCTGGTCCCACAGGAAGTGAGCAGATCTACTGGAGGCATCACTTGTTAACATGGCATTTAGGATTCAGTTTAGGACTCAGGCCTAGCCCTACCTGCAGAGTCAGCAAAACACAACCACGGAGAACTGGCTAAGAGAACTGCCCTCTAGAGTTCTTTAGTAAACCACAATGGCAGTGAGCGGCAGGCCTTCAAGATGCTGCCTGATTTCTGGGGTGACCGAAGAAGCCCAAACCTAGAGAAGACACAGTTTCCTAAGGCCACGCTCCCAAACACTCCACTGCACAGGAGGCATCAGAGGCTTCGTGCACCATTTCCCCAAGTTGTCACAGAGTCCTTAACAGGCCCTGGAGTTTCATGAGGCTCAGACTTCCTAAGTACAGTAAGGTAGTTCC from Acomys russatus chromosome 29, mAcoRus1.1, whole genome shotgun sequence encodes the following:
- the LOC127212061 gene encoding cytochrome b-c1 complex subunit 6, mitochondrial — translated: MGLEDERKMLTGSGDPKEEEEEEELVDPLTTVREQCEQLEKCVKARERLELCDERVSSRSETEEDCTEELFDFLHARDHCVAHKLFKNLK